Proteins encoded within one genomic window of Bacillus thuringiensis:
- the acuC gene encoding acetoin utilization protein AcuC, whose protein sequence is MSSAFIYSDDFRGYSFSPDHPFNQLRVTLTYDLLQKSGFISSSQVIPPRMATDEEIAYVHTEEYINAVKRAGEGKLEKSIAMTYGLGTEDTPMFPNMHEASALLVGGTLTAVDAVLSGKVKHALNLGGGLHHGFRGKASGFCIYNDSSIAMKYIQKKYGLRVLYIDTDAHHGDGVQWSFYDDPNVCTISLHETGRYLFPGTGAVNERGQGNGYSYSFNVPLDAFTEDESFLDSYRTVVKEVAAYFKPDIILTQNGADAHYYDPLTHLCATMNIYREIPKLAREIANEYCDGRWIAVGGGGYDHWRVVPRAWALIWLEMNNIQNISGYLPPEWIDAWKGQAETELPLTWEDPDNMYKPIPRKPEIEEKNALTVAKSLEIIRNNMTKSLY, encoded by the coding sequence ATGAGTAGCGCGTTTATTTATTCGGATGACTTTCGGGGCTATTCGTTTAGCCCTGATCATCCTTTTAACCAACTGCGCGTCACACTCACGTATGATTTATTACAAAAGAGTGGCTTCATCTCCTCTTCCCAAGTCATCCCGCCACGGATGGCTACAGATGAAGAGATCGCCTACGTTCATACTGAGGAATACATAAATGCGGTAAAACGTGCTGGAGAAGGTAAGTTAGAAAAATCGATTGCGATGACATATGGACTCGGAACAGAAGATACACCGATGTTTCCAAATATGCACGAAGCTAGCGCATTACTCGTTGGTGGTACGTTAACAGCTGTTGACGCTGTTCTTTCCGGAAAAGTAAAGCACGCGCTTAATTTAGGTGGCGGCTTACATCACGGTTTCCGCGGCAAGGCATCTGGCTTTTGTATTTATAACGATAGTTCCATCGCAATGAAATATATACAGAAAAAATACGGTTTACGTGTTTTATATATTGATACTGATGCTCATCACGGTGATGGGGTACAATGGTCTTTTTACGACGATCCTAACGTATGCACCATCTCATTACATGAAACTGGGCGTTATTTATTCCCTGGAACTGGCGCTGTAAATGAGCGCGGACAAGGTAATGGCTATAGTTATTCTTTTAACGTTCCACTCGATGCTTTTACAGAAGACGAATCGTTTTTAGATTCCTATCGAACTGTCGTAAAAGAAGTTGCCGCATACTTTAAACCGGATATTATTTTAACGCAAAACGGCGCTGACGCACATTATTACGACCCACTTACACACCTTTGCGCAACGATGAATATTTACCGTGAAATACCGAAGCTCGCTCGCGAAATCGCTAATGAATATTGCGACGGTCGCTGGATCGCTGTTGGCGGTGGTGGCTATGACCACTGGCGCGTCGTTCCAAGAGCTTGGGCACTCATTTGGCTCGAAATGAACAATATCCAAAACATCTCAGGTTATCTCCCTCCAGAATGGATTGACGCTTGGAAAGGACAAGCAGAAACAGAACTTCCCCTCACATGGGAAGACCCAGACAACATGTATAAACCTATCCCCCGTAAACCAGAAATTGAAGAAAAGAATGCATTAACTGTAGCGAAATCCCTTGAAATTATTCGGAATAATATGACAAAATCTTTGTATTAA